In Streptomyces ambofaciens ATCC 23877, a single genomic region encodes these proteins:
- the ndgR gene encoding IclR family transcriptional regulator NdgR — MDNSSGVGVLDKAALVLSALESGPATLAGLVAATGLARPTAHRLAVALEHHRMVARDMQGRFILGPRLAELAAAAGEDRLLATAGPVLTHLRDVTGESAQLYRRQGDMRICVAAAERLSGLRDTVPVGSTLTMKAGSSAQILMAWEEPERLHRGLQGARFTATALSGVRRRGWAQSIGEREPGVASVSAPVRGPSNRVVAAVSVSGPIERLTRHPGRMHAQAIIDAAGRLSEALRRTG, encoded by the coding sequence ATGGACAACAGTAGCGGCGTCGGCGTTCTGGACAAGGCGGCCCTCGTCCTGAGCGCTCTGGAGTCCGGTCCGGCCACCCTCGCGGGGTTGGTCGCGGCGACCGGACTGGCACGACCCACGGCCCACCGCCTGGCCGTGGCGCTGGAACACCACCGTATGGTGGCGCGCGACATGCAGGGCCGGTTCATCCTCGGCCCGCGCCTGGCCGAACTGGCCGCGGCGGCCGGCGAGGACCGCCTGCTCGCCACCGCGGGCCCGGTGCTCACCCACCTCCGGGACGTCACGGGCGAGAGCGCCCAGCTCTACCGCCGCCAGGGCGACATGCGCATCTGCGTGGCCGCGGCCGAGCGCCTGTCGGGCCTCAGGGACACGGTCCCGGTCGGCTCCACGCTCACGATGAAGGCCGGCTCCTCGGCGCAGATCCTGATGGCCTGGGAGGAGCCCGAGCGCCTCCACCGCGGACTGCAGGGCGCCCGCTTCACGGCGACGGCGCTGTCCGGAGTGCGGCGGCGCGGCTGGGCCCAGTCCATCGGAGAGCGGGAGCCGGGCGTGGCGTCCGTCTCCGCGCCCGTGCGCGGTCCCTCCAACCGCGTGGTGGCCGCCGTGTCCGTCTCCGGCCCCATCGAGCGCCTCACGCGCCACCCGG